A single genomic interval of Polaribacter vadi harbors:
- a CDS encoding Nramp family divalent metal transporter has protein sequence MKKSFLQSLGPGLLFAGAAIGVSHLVQSTKAGAEFGFGLLWALLLVHIFKYPFFQFGPRYAAATGETLLDGYKKLGKSVLVIYYIINFATMFTIQAAVTIVTAGLASQLFGITNNLVLWSSILMLISILFLLIGRYKLLDNLMKYIIIILTISTIAAVSVALFSSKEAFDVSQILPSGTVEITFLIAFLGWMPAPLDVSIWHSIWSVEKSKNTFIKIKPKDAIFDFNVGYIGTLLLGICFVLLGTLVMYKSGATFSNKGGEFASQLITLYTKNLGDFSYIIIAIAAFTTMFSTTITTLDASPRAMNLSSQLLFDKKFKFGYWFWIIFLFAGTFVILKYYMANMGDLIKIATILSFLTAPFYAILNYILVTGKNMPEEHQPKIFTKILSLFGIVFLIGFSIWFLTNI, from the coding sequence ATGAAAAAATCATTTTTACAATCTTTAGGACCAGGTTTATTATTTGCAGGAGCTGCAATTGGCGTTTCTCATTTGGTACAATCTACAAAAGCTGGTGCTGAATTTGGTTTTGGTTTACTATGGGCTTTGTTGTTGGTTCATATTTTTAAATATCCATTTTTTCAATTTGGTCCAAGATATGCAGCTGCAACTGGAGAAACTTTATTAGATGGTTATAAAAAATTAGGCAAAAGTGTACTAGTTATTTATTATATAATCAATTTTGCAACCATGTTTACCATTCAAGCAGCAGTCACAATTGTTACTGCTGGTTTGGCTTCTCAGTTATTTGGCATTACAAACAACTTGGTTTTATGGTCTAGTATTTTAATGTTGATTAGCATTTTGTTTCTATTAATTGGTAGGTACAAATTGTTAGATAATTTGATGAAATACATCATTATTATTTTAACAATTAGCACAATTGCAGCAGTTTCTGTGGCTTTATTTAGCTCAAAAGAGGCTTTTGATGTCAGCCAAATTTTACCCTCAGGAACTGTAGAAATTACTTTTTTAATTGCTTTTTTAGGTTGGATGCCTGCTCCTTTAGATGTTTCCATTTGGCATTCAATTTGGTCTGTAGAAAAAAGCAAAAACACCTTTATTAAAATAAAGCCAAAAGACGCAATTTTCGATTTTAATGTAGGGTATATTGGAACTTTACTTCTTGGTATTTGCTTTGTACTTTTAGGTACTTTAGTCATGTATAAATCAGGAGCAACCTTTTCTAATAAAGGAGGCGAATTTGCATCACAATTAATTACTTTATACACTAAAAATTTAGGAGATTTTTCTTATATAATTATTGCAATTGCTGCTTTTACAACCATGTTTAGTACTACAATTACAACTTTAGATGCGTCACCTAGAGCTATGAATTTAAGTTCTCAATTATTGTTTGATAAAAAATTTAAATTCGGTTATTGGTTTTGGATTATATTTCTTTTTGCTGGCACTTTTGTTATTCTTAAATATTATATGGCAAATATGGGTGATTTAATAAAGATTGCCACCATTTTATCATTTTTAACAGCTCCTTTTTATGCAATTCTAAATTATATTTTAGTAACAGGTAAAAATATGCCTGAAGAACATCAACCAAAAATATTTACTAAAATATTGAGTCTTTTTGGAATTGTTTTTTTAATAGGATTTAGCATTTGGTTTTTAACCAATATATAA
- the pelA gene encoding pectate lyase, with amino-acid sequence MEELEENILVKQLIIYGGNITNGGSAQLTVGVLPNNANNKAVTWSVLETSIAQVSETGLLTAISNGEVIVKVVAKDGSGVSAEKKIIIYGIAGPPVLAESITINGSNIIDGNPLQLSVTILPNETDNKAVIWSVSDESIATINDEGLLTPKENGKITVSASATDGSGTKGELEINISGIAPVYQTILEAENMLLWQRNNGGWAKEPYNDFSGYKRIQTAGEIATAHNTKDNTDTTIDNNHTVGELRVLLNSYKTTNNPNYLEAVNKALDYLFEAQYENGGWPQYYPDKSGYRHQITFNDNAMVNVMNLMWDISKGKNNTNLLDNAYIDKATTAFDKGIDVILKTQNIVKGIKTAWCAQYDEVTLLAETARSYELASNSGSESVGIVRTLMVVENPSSEIIQAVKDAVKWFEDVRLFDIATKNTGNDVVVVSSPGNIIWARFYDLETNLPFFCGRDGVKKSTLAEIEQERRTGYSWYGNWPKNLIASEYTSWKNKNGL; translated from the coding sequence ATGGAAGAGCTCGAAGAAAATATTTTGGTAAAACAACTTATTATTTACGGAGGCAATATTACCAATGGTGGTTCAGCTCAACTTACAGTTGGTGTTTTACCCAATAACGCAAATAATAAAGCTGTTACTTGGAGTGTTTTAGAGACCTCTATTGCACAAGTTTCTGAAACTGGTTTGTTAACAGCAATTTCAAATGGTGAAGTTATTGTAAAAGTTGTAGCCAAAGATGGTTCTGGTGTTTCTGCTGAAAAAAAAATAATAATTTATGGAATTGCAGGACCACCTGTTTTAGCAGAAAGTATAACCATTAATGGAAGTAATATAATAGATGGAAACCCTTTACAATTATCTGTAACTATTTTACCAAATGAGACCGATAATAAAGCTGTGATATGGTCAGTATCTGATGAAAGTATTGCTACTATTAATGATGAAGGTTTGTTAACTCCAAAAGAAAATGGTAAAATAACGGTTTCTGCTTCTGCTACAGATGGTAGTGGTACAAAAGGTGAACTTGAAATTAATATTTCTGGAATTGCTCCTGTTTATCAAACAATTTTAGAAGCAGAAAATATGCTTTTATGGCAAAGAAATAATGGTGGTTGGGCAAAAGAACCTTATAATGATTTTTCTGGTTACAAACGCATACAAACTGCTGGTGAAATAGCCACTGCTCATAATACAAAAGACAATACAGATACAACAATAGATAATAATCATACTGTTGGAGAACTTAGAGTTTTATTGAATTCTTATAAAACAACAAATAATCCAAATTATTTAGAAGCAGTAAATAAAGCATTAGACTATCTTTTTGAAGCACAATATGAAAATGGTGGTTGGCCTCAATACTATCCAGATAAAAGTGGTTACAGGCATCAAATTACATTTAATGACAATGCTATGGTTAATGTTATGAATTTAATGTGGGATATTTCTAAAGGAAAAAACAATACGAATCTTTTAGACAATGCCTATATAGATAAAGCTACAACTGCTTTTGATAAGGGAATTGATGTAATTTTAAAAACTCAAAATATTGTAAAAGGTATTAAAACTGCTTGGTGTGCTCAATATGATGAAGTTACGCTCTTAGCAGAAACTGCTAGATCTTATGAGTTAGCCTCTAATAGTGGTTCAGAGTCAGTTGGAATTGTAAGAACACTTATGGTAGTCGAAAACCCATCCTCTGAAATTATACAAGCAGTAAAAGATGCTGTAAAATGGTTTGAAGATGTTAGACTTTTTGATATTGCAACAAAAAATACTGGAAATGATGTGGTAGTTGTTTCATCTCCAGGAAATATAATATGGGCTAGATTTTACGATTTAGAAACCAATTTACCTTTTTTCTGTGGCAGAGATGGAGTTAAGAAAAGTACCTTGGCAGAAATTGAACAAGAAAGACGAACTGGCTATTCTTGGTATGGCAACTGGCCAAAAAATTTAATTGCTTCTGAATATACTTCTTGGAAAAATAAAAATGGTCTTTAA
- the lipA gene encoding lipoyl synthase, whose amino-acid sequence MAIETVVLPERPKKPKWLRVKLPVGKKYTELRGLVDKYKLNTICTSGSCPNMGECWGEGTATFMILGNICTRSCGFCGVKTGRPETVEWDEPEKVARSIKIMSIKHAVITSVDRDDLKDGGSIIWAETVDAIRRANPNTTLETLIPDFQGNTKQIDRIIEVHPEVVSHNMETVRRLTREVRIQAKYDRSLGVLKYLKENGMRTKTGLMLGLGEKEEEVIQTMKDLRAVNCDVITIGQYLQPTKKHLPVKEFITPEQFKKYETIGLEMGFMYVESGALVRSSYKAHKHAI is encoded by the coding sequence ATGGCAATAGAAACTGTAGTACTTCCTGAAAGACCTAAAAAACCAAAATGGTTGCGTGTAAAATTACCTGTTGGTAAAAAATATACGGAATTAAGAGGTTTGGTTGATAAATATAAACTAAACACTATTTGTACAAGTGGAAGCTGTCCAAATATGGGCGAATGTTGGGGAGAAGGAACTGCAACTTTTATGATTCTAGGTAATATTTGTACTCGTTCTTGTGGTTTTTGTGGTGTAAAAACGGGAAGACCAGAAACTGTTGAATGGGATGAACCTGAAAAAGTAGCTCGTTCTATAAAAATTATGAGCATTAAACATGCTGTAATTACGTCTGTAGATAGAGATGATTTAAAAGATGGTGGCTCTATTATTTGGGCAGAAACTGTGGATGCAATTCGTAGAGCAAACCCAAATACAACATTAGAGACTTTAATTCCTGATTTTCAAGGAAACACAAAACAAATTGATAGAATTATAGAAGTGCATCCTGAAGTGGTTTCTCATAATATGGAAACTGTAAGAAGGTTGACTCGTGAAGTAAGGATTCAAGCAAAATACGATAGAAGTTTGGGGGTTTTAAAATACCTAAAAGAAAACGGTATGCGAACTAAAACTGGTTTAATGCTAGGTTTAGGAGAAAAAGAAGAGGAAGTAATACAAACCATGAAAGATTTACGTGCAGTAAATTGTGATGTTATTACGATTGGACAATATTTACAGCCAACAAAAAAACATTTACCTGTTAAGGAATTTATAACACCAGAACAGTTTAAAAAATATGAAACTATTGGTTTAGAAATGGGCTTTATGTATGTAGAAAGTGGTGCTTTAGTACGTTCTTCTTACAAGGCACATAAACATGCTATTTAA
- a CDS encoding dipeptidase → MKFFKILLLFFIIISCKKEKTNTTNNEDMVSKAQAIHQKVITLDTHVDINVANFTDDKNYTQKLNNQVNLPNMEEGGLDVAFFIVYTGQGELTKEGYDNAYKNAMSKFNAIHKLTKEIAPKRIGLATTSNEVNAIYKSGKKVAMIGVENAYPIGTDISRVKEFYDLGARYMSLSHNGHSQFCDSNTGEEDDIWLHNGVSDLGKEVIKEMNKWGMMIDVSHPSKKAMKDMIELSKAPIIASHSSARALCNHSRNLDDEQLQWLKENGGVVQTVAFSAYVNTEKDKKFKKALRGEMDLLAKEQNLNLVPRNEIRNLEGKAQEDAIATYTQLSKEAKNKMKSSENAPVNVADFVDHIDYLINKIGIDHVGISSDFDGGGGVDGWNDASETFNVTLELVKRGYTEAQIAQLWNGNLLRVLDEVEAVAKKIQAEEI, encoded by the coding sequence ATGAAATTTTTTAAAATTTTACTTCTTTTTTTTATTATCATATCTTGTAAAAAAGAAAAAACGAATACCACTAATAATGAAGATATGGTAAGCAAGGCCCAAGCAATTCATCAAAAAGTTATAACATTAGATACACATGTAGATATTAATGTAGCTAATTTTACAGATGATAAAAATTATACTCAAAAATTGAATAACCAAGTAAACCTTCCAAATATGGAAGAGGGTGGTTTGGATGTTGCATTTTTTATAGTGTATACAGGTCAAGGAGAATTAACTAAAGAAGGGTATGATAATGCTTACAAAAATGCAATGAGTAAGTTTAATGCCATTCATAAACTTACTAAAGAAATTGCTCCTAAAAGAATTGGTTTAGCAACAACATCAAACGAAGTTAACGCCATTTATAAATCTGGGAAAAAAGTTGCAATGATTGGTGTAGAAAATGCGTATCCTATTGGAACAGATATTAGTAGAGTGAAAGAATTTTACGATTTGGGTGCAAGATATATGAGTCTTTCTCATAATGGACATAGTCAATTTTGTGATTCAAATACAGGAGAAGAAGATGATATTTGGTTGCACAATGGTGTAAGCGATTTAGGAAAAGAAGTTATTAAAGAAATGAATAAATGGGGAATGATGATTGATGTTTCTCATCCTTCCAAAAAAGCGATGAAAGATATGATTGAGCTATCTAAAGCACCAATTATAGCTTCACATTCATCTGCAAGAGCTCTTTGTAATCATAGTAGAAATTTAGATGACGAACAATTACAATGGTTAAAAGAAAATGGAGGTGTTGTACAAACTGTAGCTTTTAGTGCATATGTAAATACCGAAAAAGATAAAAAGTTTAAAAAAGCTTTAAGAGGTGAAATGGACCTTTTAGCAAAAGAACAAAATTTAAATTTAGTTCCTAGAAATGAAATTAGAAACTTAGAAGGAAAAGCGCAAGAAGATGCAATTGCAACCTATACACAGTTATCTAAGGAAGCAAAAAATAAAATGAAATCCTCAGAAAATGCGCCAGTAAATGTTGCAGATTTTGTAGATCATATAGATTATTTAATTAATAAAATAGGTATTGATCATGTTGGAATTAGTTCAGATTTCGATGGTGGAGGAGGAGTTGATGGTTGGAATGATGCTTCCGAAACTTTTAATGTTACACTAGAGTTGGTGAAAAGAGGTTATACAGAGGCTCAAATTGCACAACTTTGGAATGGTAATTTATTACGTGTTTTAGATGAAGTTGAAGCTGTTGCTAAAAAAATACAAGCAGAAGAAATTTAA
- a CDS encoding pyridoxal-phosphate dependent enzyme → MKYAENILETIGNTPLVKLNVLTKELPCLVLSKYETFNPGNSVKDRMALQMIEDAEADGRLKPGGTIIEGTSGNTGMGLALAAIVKGYKCIFVMADKQSKEKIDILRAVGAEVVVCPTNVEPTDARSYYSVSKRLGEETPNSWYVNQYDNPSNTKAHFLSTGPEIWEQTEGKVTHFVVGVGTGGTISGVGKYLKMKAKEAGTTVKIWGIDTYGSVFKKYHETGVFDENEIYPYITEGIGEDILPKNVNFDVIDGFTKVTDKDAAIYTQRLAKEEGMFLGNSAGAAVKGLLQLKEHFTKDDVVVVLFHDHGSRYVGKMFNNDWMRDRGFIEEEVKTAADLINNHHDKPLITVQTEELVSHAIERMKGNKISQIPVRDMNGFVGSVDETDLLHHFISDKKNAHIPIKEIMGKPYPIVKKSTKIDVISKLISKENDAVLVDLENGNYHIITKYDIISAL, encoded by the coding sequence ATGAAGTACGCAGAAAATATATTAGAAACTATTGGAAATACTCCCTTAGTAAAATTGAATGTTTTAACAAAAGAATTGCCATGTTTGGTACTTTCTAAATACGAAACATTTAATCCTGGAAATTCAGTAAAAGATAGAATGGCTTTGCAAATGATTGAAGATGCAGAAGCAGATGGCCGTTTAAAACCTGGAGGAACTATTATTGAAGGAACTTCTGGAAATACAGGAATGGGTTTAGCTTTAGCTGCAATTGTAAAAGGTTACAAATGTATTTTTGTGATGGCTGATAAACAATCTAAAGAAAAAATAGATATTTTAAGAGCTGTTGGTGCAGAAGTTGTGGTTTGTCCAACCAATGTAGAACCAACTGATGCTCGTTCTTATTATTCAGTCTCTAAAAGGTTAGGAGAAGAAACGCCAAATTCTTGGTATGTAAATCAATACGATAATCCTAGCAATACAAAAGCACATTTTTTAAGTACAGGACCAGAAATTTGGGAGCAGACTGAAGGAAAAGTTACTCATTTTGTTGTTGGAGTAGGAACAGGAGGAACTATTTCTGGTGTTGGAAAATATTTAAAAATGAAAGCCAAAGAAGCAGGAACTACTGTTAAAATTTGGGGAATTGATACGTATGGTTCTGTTTTTAAAAAATATCATGAAACTGGTGTTTTTGATGAAAACGAAATCTATCCATACATTACAGAAGGTATTGGAGAAGATATTTTACCAAAAAATGTAAATTTTGATGTTATTGATGGTTTTACAAAAGTAACAGATAAAGATGCAGCCATTTACACACAGCGTTTGGCAAAAGAAGAAGGCATGTTTTTAGGGAATTCTGCTGGAGCTGCTGTTAAAGGGTTGTTACAATTAAAAGAACATTTTACAAAAGATGATGTTGTGGTTGTGTTATTTCACGATCATGGAAGCAGATATGTTGGTAAAATGTTTAATAATGATTGGATGAGAGACAGAGGTTTTATTGAGGAAGAAGTTAAAACTGCTGCAGATTTAATTAATAATCATCATGATAAACCATTAATAACAGTGCAGACTGAAGAGTTAGTTTCACATGCTATTGAGAGAATGAAAGGAAATAAAATTTCACAGATTCCTGTAAGAGACATGAATGGTTTTGTAGGTTCTGTAGATGAAACAGATTTATTACATCACTTTATATCGGATAAAAAGAATGCACATATTCCTATCAAAGAAATTATGGGAAAACCATATCCTATTGTTAAAAAGTCGACAAAAATTGATGTTATTTCAAAATTAATATCCAAAGAAAATGACGCTGTTTTGGTAGATTTAGAAAATGGTAATTATCATATTATAACAAAATACGATATTATTAGTGCACTTTAA
- a CDS encoding ABC transporter permease has protein sequence MNYELFIAKRIIAGKKYKNSISSPIIKIAITAIALGIIIMLIAVATGLGLQYKIRDKMAGFKGHVQIVNYDNNNSDVSTTPVNKNQDFYPKFDSISGIKNIQVFANKGGILRTETDFEGIIFKGVSTDYDWTFFEEYLLEGKVPDFNQPRTKEVLLSQTIVNRLNLKLNDTILATFLKTENSKLPSNKKYIISGIYNSGFAQFDKSFMIGDIREVQSLNKWTENQVGGFEVLLDNFDEIDQKGNEIYSKIGVTLNSKTIVETYINVFEWIKLFDNNVWFIIAIMIVIAGINMITALLVLILERVQMIGILKALGSTNTSIRKVFLYNASYLILKGLFWGNVIGLSIIFIQHYFKVITLNPETYYVTTMPVYISFTAIILLNIGTLFLCFLMLIIPSYIITKIEPSKSIKFA, from the coding sequence TTGAATTACGAGTTATTTATAGCAAAACGTATTATTGCTGGCAAAAAGTATAAAAATAGTATTTCTTCACCTATAATAAAAATTGCAATTACAGCAATTGCGTTGGGAATTATTATTATGCTAATTGCTGTGGCTACAGGTTTAGGCTTGCAATATAAAATACGAGATAAAATGGCTGGTTTTAAAGGCCATGTTCAAATTGTAAATTACGATAATAACAATTCTGATGTTTCTACAACACCTGTTAATAAAAACCAAGACTTTTATCCGAAGTTCGATAGCATTTCAGGAATTAAAAATATTCAAGTATTTGCAAATAAAGGGGGAATTTTAAGAACAGAAACCGATTTTGAAGGCATCATTTTTAAAGGAGTTTCTACAGATTACGATTGGACTTTTTTCGAAGAATATTTACTGGAAGGGAAAGTGCCAGATTTTAATCAACCAAGAACAAAAGAAGTGTTGCTCTCGCAAACGATTGTAAATCGATTAAATTTAAAATTAAACGATACTATTTTAGCTACTTTCTTAAAAACTGAGAACAGCAAATTACCATCCAATAAAAAATATATTATTTCAGGAATCTATAATTCTGGTTTTGCACAGTTTGATAAAAGTTTTATGATTGGTGATATTAGAGAAGTGCAAAGTCTCAACAAATGGACAGAAAATCAAGTTGGTGGTTTTGAGGTTTTATTAGATAATTTTGATGAAATTGATCAAAAAGGAAATGAAATTTATTCAAAAATAGGTGTTACTTTAAATAGTAAAACAATAGTAGAGACTTATATAAACGTATTTGAGTGGATCAAGCTTTTTGACAATAATGTGTGGTTTATAATTGCTATTATGATCGTAATTGCAGGGATTAATATGATAACTGCTTTGCTTGTTTTAATATTAGAACGTGTGCAAATGATTGGTATTTTAAAAGCTTTAGGAAGCACCAATACAAGTATTAGAAAAGTGTTTTTATACAATGCATCTTATTTAATTTTAAAAGGTCTTTTTTGGGGAAATGTTATTGGATTATCTATAATATTTATACAGCATTATTTTAAAGTAATCACTTTAAATCCAGAAACCTATTATGTAACAACAATGCCAGTTTATATTTCTTTTACAGCAATTATTCTGCTAAATATTGGTACCTTGTTTTTATGTTTTTTAATGTTGATAATTCCATCTTACATCATTACAAAAATAGAACCCTCAAAGTCTATTAAGTTTGCATAA
- a CDS encoding exo-beta-N-acetylmuramidase NamZ family protein — protein MIDFKPFKSTYLILFLLLNFQLISCAQKTQNQSSEFQIQNSEKEDVSIKTGAERTDAYVKILKGKKVAVVGNQTSIIEKRGKKIEKGDFTHIVDSLISLGINVKKVFAPEHGFRGEADAAELVKDGKDTKTGLPIISLYGKNKKPTAAQLENIDVVIFDIQDVGVRFYTYISTLHYVLEACAALNIPVLIFDRPNPNAHYVDGPVLEMEHSSFVGKHPVPVVYGMTVGEYGQMINGEKWLKNGIKCDLTVIPLKNYTHTSDVHLAVRPSPNLPNDKSINLYPSLGFFEGTTINAGRGTEFQFQRYGASFFPKSDFNYTPKPNFGSKYPKENGKLCYGVDLQNEKKLDKIDLQWLLDAYQKTPKTEKFFGSTFTIHAGNTKLQQQIEQGLSQEKIRESWQKDLEAFKKVRAKYLIYE, from the coding sequence ATGATAGATTTTAAACCCTTCAAAAGTACATATTTAATCTTGTTTTTGTTGCTGAATTTCCAGCTGATTTCTTGTGCACAAAAAACACAAAATCAAAGTTCAGAGTTTCAGATTCAAAATTCTGAGAAAGAAGATGTATCCATTAAAACTGGAGCTGAAAGAACGGATGCATATGTAAAAATCTTAAAAGGAAAAAAAGTGGCTGTTGTTGGGAATCAAACATCAATCATTGAAAAAAGAGGAAAAAAGATAGAAAAAGGAGACTTTACTCATATTGTGGACAGTTTAATCAGTTTAGGTATCAACGTAAAAAAAGTTTTTGCTCCTGAGCATGGTTTTAGAGGAGAAGCAGATGCAGCAGAACTTGTAAAAGATGGCAAAGACACCAAAACAGGCTTGCCAATTATTTCTCTTTATGGAAAAAATAAAAAACCCACAGCAGCACAATTAGAAAATATTGATGTTGTTATTTTTGATATTCAAGATGTGGGCGTTCGTTTTTATACCTATATTTCTACCTTACATTATGTTCTGGAAGCTTGTGCAGCTTTAAATATTCCTGTACTAATTTTTGATAGACCAAATCCAAACGCACATTATGTAGATGGTCCTGTTTTGGAAATGGAACACAGCTCTTTTGTGGGTAAACATCCTGTTCCTGTGGTTTATGGAATGACTGTTGGCGAATATGGACAAATGATTAATGGTGAAAAATGGCTTAAAAATGGAATTAAATGCGATTTAACTGTAATTCCTTTAAAAAATTACACACATACTTCTGATGTTCATTTAGCTGTAAGACCTTCACCTAATTTACCAAATGACAAATCTATAAACCTATACCCAAGTTTAGGTTTTTTTGAAGGAACTACTATAAATGCAGGAAGAGGAACCGAATTTCAGTTTCAAAGATATGGAGCTTCCTTTTTTCCAAAAAGCGATTTTAACTATACTCCAAAACCAAATTTTGGATCTAAATACCCAAAAGAAAATGGTAAACTTTGTTATGGTGTAGATTTACAGAACGAAAAAAAATTAGATAAAATAGACTTACAATGGTTACTTGATGCCTATCAAAAAACACCAAAAACAGAAAAATTCTTTGGAAGCACCTTTACAATTCATGCAGGAAATACAAAATTACAACAACAAATTGAGCAAGGTTTATCTCAAGAAAAAATAAGAGAATCTTGGCAAAAAGATTTAGAAGCGTTTAAAAAAGTTAGAGCAAAGTATTTAATTTATGAGTAA